A single region of the Biomphalaria glabrata chromosome 15, xgBioGlab47.1, whole genome shotgun sequence genome encodes:
- the LOC106050668 gene encoding ubiquitin-associated domain-containing protein 2-like: MIALSGPSGFHGAPVTKFILCHAFMTYLLFSFPLQHFQYLFRYNQEVLATNQFKRMFFSKLVFLDLPDLLFTAMLIYNFRMFERRFGSRKFVSHLLATLLLGSLLELMAFAVLNRLEIRLGDMPTGLFSLVFPLYVPLYCTVPRVALVTLLGVPVTGKTINYILGLQMATSRIENLVVVACALVSGILWRVNFLKIQKFLQVPKLVGNQFDYCLGRFLESPVSKSLALPMGATLELQQRERMDRLEQQMMMSALQASRRVEIGRPQPLDLAAGSNLFDSLNMNRHIQRSQSGASHNIGDNNVSEEQVRRFVEMGFSDERARQALRSANNNPTLATNFLLQNM, encoded by the exons atgattgctTTATCTGGACCTTCAGGATTCC ACGGTGCCCCGGTGACCAAGTTTATCCTGTGTCATGCCTTCATGACCTATTTGTTGTTTTCGTTTCCGCTTCAACATTTTCAGTATTTATTTCGCTACAACCAGGAAGTATTGGCCACCAATCAG ttcaagagaatgtttttttctaaactggTTTTCTTGGATCTACCAGACCTCCTGTTCACTGCCATGTTGATCTACAATTTTAGAATGTTTGAGAGAAGATTTGGCTCACGAAAATTTGTG tcaCATTTGTTAGCCACACTTCTGCTGGGAAGTTTGTTAGAGTTAATGGCCTTTGCAGTTCTTAACAGACTAGAAATTAGATTAGGGGACATGCCTACAGGATT GTTCAGTTTGGTGTTTCCTTTGTATGTCCCACTCTACTGCACTGTGCCTCGAGTAGCTCTGGTGACTCTTTTGGGGGTTCCTGTGACAGGAAAGACTATCAACTATATCCTTGGTCTGCAGATGGCTACATCTAGAATAGAGAACCTTGTGGTGGTAGCCTGTGCTCTG GTCTCTGGGATATTATGGAGAGTAAATTTCCTCAAGATTCAAAAGTTTCTACAGGTTCCAAAACTTGTGGGCAATCAGTTTGATTATTGCCTGGGTAGATTTCTGGAGTCTCCTGTGTCTAAATCCCTTGCATTGCCTATGGGAGCCACACTGGAGTTGCAGCAGAGGGAGAGGATGGATCGACTGGAACAGCAGATGATGATGTCTGCCTTACAAGCCAGCAGACGTGTAGAGATTGGTAGACCTCAGCCATTA GATTTGGCTGCAGGGTCAAATTTATTTGACAGCTTGAATATGAATAGGCATATACAGCGCAGTCAGTCAG GTGCTTCACATAACATTGGTGATAATAATGTTTCAGAAGAACAG GTTCGTCGATTTGTTGAAATGGGATTCAGCGATGAACGTGCACGTCAAGCTTTAAGGTCAGCCAATAACAACCCCACCCTAGCAACCAACTTTTTATTGCAGAATATGTAG
- the LOC106050659 gene encoding rab3 GTPase-activating protein catalytic subunit-like: protein MSSMEGGDRDKKLVSPKISSNVDDEADVFEITDFTTASDWECFIARLEEILHEWKLVNHEPREPALKDQYASGTWAERTEEVVFVDFRFHFSYLYLKGNDEVTPKSTNSKREDVEESDDHKTPTVFFDLMNLENDFPMRAHYLCRWYGLQEFFTLMPVSEKQYIDSESRAKLLLSSSSIAFANCNCSIPVFIQLHQKWRKLFTGTCLVPGASIEFEMSHLRKFPPQFCHLAGLLDVFKSKLGCVYISMPPVSVSVRFTYILKDWFHSAWPQMPPDFSSISDGEVGYGDLDFLPFGACTDPISELHLSCTWPCLSEDMIVENSLYSDLDPLQAPQWNVKLQMTDDPQCLLGEFLKDFLKLCDRIESTDEVLKKVLVDTDGDKHSAEITHALQKLTEPVPALSSLPSLGNVVSSASSRIKFKPNEAPIPDILMDRILLYLFPDAKIPRSQSGLKSPSSKSARKESNVSLTSGSLTSSVSEHTIDEDKKAETEKISDILTDLSKQLKSAPVDSLTHRLSLALCNVNHNFGGLLGVAHLWQEFILEMRFRWENKHLICGIEKGTPNMGSCLLHQKLQMLNCCIECKIKRESAGYGYGPDSQNIHNQLPESDVVDASSPKAMKRLSKAASSLGYSDDDEEEEEFFECDDDDEAGPETKVDDATNVKDDDSVEGRAENAFSSDSSSLSCKSDVNDKRKELKNTSRNSSMSSSIFHDSLSHRPEGRMVPMKNVYLLNSGEQLYIPITQEPSPMTEDMLEEQAEVLAKLGTSAEGSQIRARMQSACLVSDMESFKAANPGCILEDFVRWYSPRDYVVEGETNLDNENDLDGESPEADQKGPNVFKRGHLSQRMQIPGNMWVEAWQSARAVPARRQKRLFDDTKEAEKVLHYLASMKPAEVVLHLMPCVVHAAVAKLVEEAAQASVPNLKNIVEPLIARAAKVTRNFPFDKKKYSELLRLIEIAEVFTARTVSLRSKFTSDHLTSPEQEGKETEIENFVTALLNLGEVLVKGGACGPAGAIIHKMFIASQRANNMILDDEDNEEDSVSGKPNQESKKNSMQTLQASSEIRSSSSCSDFPAASTREYILRAMVPRPAPYSKVLPQRMYCILADGESRLAGAFISDTTFQ, encoded by the coding sequence ATGAGTTCCATGGAAGGAGGTGATAGAGACAAAAAACTGGTGTCACCAAAGATTTCTTCCAATGTAGATGATGAGGCAGATGTGTTTGAGATCACAGACTTCACCACTGCTTCGGATTGGGAATGTTTTATTGCAAGACTGGAAGAAATCCTTCACGAGTGGAAACTGGTAAATCATGAGCCCCGGGAGCCGGCTCTGAAAGATCAGTATGCCTCGGGTACATGGGCTGAGAGGACAGAGGAAGTAGTCTTTGTTGACTTTCGATTCCACTTCTCTTACCTCTATCTGAAAGGTAATGATGAGGTCACTCCCAAGTCAACAAACTCTAAAAGAGAAGACGTGGAGGAATCTGATGATCATAAAACGCCCACTGTATTTTTTGACCTCATGAACTTAGAAAATGATTTTCCAATGAGGGCACATTATCTTTGTCGGTGGTACGGACTTCAAGAGTTTTTTACTCTGATGCCAGTTAGTGAGAAGCAATATATTGATTCCGAAAGTAGAGCAAAGCTTCTGCTTAGTTCTTCTTCAATAGCTTTTGCGAACTGCAATTGTAGCATTCCTGTGTTTATTCAACTTCATCAAAAATGGAGGAAGCTCTTCACTGGAACTTGTTTAGTTCCCGGAGCAAGCATAGAGTTTGAAATGTCCCACTTACGCAAGTTTCCCCCTCAATTCTGTCACTTGGCTGGCTTGCTGGATGTTTTCAAGTCAAAGCTGGGCTGTGTTTATATCTCCATGCCACCGGTGTCTGTCTCTGTCAGGTTTACCTACATCCTAAAAGACTGGTTCCACAGCGCATGGCCACAGATGCCGCCAGACTTTTCCTCTATAAGTGATGGGGAGGTGGGCTACGGAGACTTAGACTTTTTACCATTCGGAGCTTGCACAGACCCAATAAGTGAACTTCACCTTTCTTGTACATGGCCTTGTCTTTCAGAAGACATGATTGTAGAGAACAGCCTCTACTCTGACCTAGATCCCTTGCAAGCACCTCAATGGAACGTCAAACTTCAAATGACCGATGACCCCCAGTGTCTTTTGGGAGAGTTCCTTAAAGATTTTCTGAAGCTCTGTGACAGAATAGAAAGCACcgatgaagttttaaaaaaagttttagttgACACTGATGGAGACAAACATTCAGCGGAAATAACCCATGCCCTGCAAAAGTTAACAGAACCTGTGCCTGCACTGTCCTCTTTACCTTCCTTAGGTAACGTTGTCTCATCTGCGTCATCAAGAATAAAGTTTAAGCCAAATGAAGCCCCTATTCCTGACATTTTAATGGATAGAATTCTGCTATATCTTTTCCCTGATGCCAAAATACCCAGGAGTCAGAGTGGGCTCAAGTCACCATCAAGCAAATCAGCACGCAAGGAGTCAAATGTATCGCTTACATCGGGTTCCCTCACCTCGTCAGTGTCGGAACACACCATCGATGAGGATAAAAAGGCAGAGACTGAAAAAATTAGTGACATTTTGACAGACTTAAGTAAGCAGTTAAAATCTGCCCCTGTCGACAGTTTGACACACAGACTCAGCCTAGCATTGTGTAATGTTAATCATAATTTCGGTGGCTTGCTGGGAGTAGCTCATCTCTGGCAAGAGTTCATCCTTGAGATGCGGTTTCGGTGGGAAAACAAACATCTCATTTGTGGCATTGAAAAAGGAACGCCAAATATGGGCTCATGTCTCTTGCACCAAAAGCTTCAGATGCTAAATTGCTGTattgaatgcaaaataaaacgAGAATCTGCTGGGTATGGATATGGCCCAGACTCTCAGAATATCCACAACCAGTTACCCGAATCGGATGTGGTTGATGCCTCAAGTCCAAAAGCTATGAAAAGACTTAGCAAAGCAGCCAGCTCACTAGGCTACAGTGATGACgatgaggaggaggaggaatTCTTTGAgtgtgatgatgatgatgaagctGGTCCTGAGACCAAAGTTGATGATGCAACTAATGTGAAAGATGATGACAGTGTGGAGGGTAGAGCAGAAAATGCGTTTTCTTCAGACTCAAGTTCTTTATCTTGTAAGAGTGATGTTAATGACAAACGCAAGGAATTGAAGAATACCAGCAGGAATAGTTCTATGTCAAGTAGTATATTTCATGACAGTCTTTCACATAGGCCAGAAGGTCGCATGGTCCCCATGAAAAATGTGTATTTACTAAACAGTGGGGAACAGCTTTATATACCCATCACCCAGGAACCATCTCCTATGACTGAAGACATGCTTGAAGAGCAAGCAGAAGTTTTAGCCAAACTTGGCACTTCGGCAGAAGGGTCTCAGATTCGGGCCAGAATGCAAAGTGCTTGCCTTGTTTCTGACATGGAGTCTTTCAAAGCTGCCAACCCAGGTTGTATTTTAGAAGACTTTGTTCGTTGGTACTCACCGCGGGACTATGTAGTCGAAGGTGAGACTAATTTGGATAATGAAAATGATCTTGATGGAGAATCCCCAGAAGCTGATCAGAAAGGTCCAAACGTCTTTAAAAGAGGTCATTTAAGTCAAAGGATGCAGATCCCCGGCAACATGTGGGTTGAAGCCTGGCAGAGTGCTCGGGCGGTGCCCGCCAGGAGACAGAAGCGACTGTTTGACGACACCAAAGAAGCCGAGAAAGTTCTGCATTATCTGGCATCCATGAAACCAGCGGAAGTGGTTCTCCACTTGATGCCATGTGTTGTTCATGCCGCTGTCGCCAAACTAGTTGAGGAGGCAGCTCAAGCCAGCGTGCCTAACTTGAAAAACATTGTCGAGCCTTTGATTGCAAGGGCTGCAAAAGTGACCAGGAACTTTccctttgataaaaaaaaatacagcgaGCTTTTGCGGTTAATAGAAATTGCAGAAGTATTCACTGCGAGGACAGTTTCACTTCGATCTAAATTTACCAGTGATCACCTAACATCTCCAGAGCAGGAAGgtaaagagacagagatagaaaaTTTTGTCACAGCTCTCCTAAACCTAGGGGAGGTTTTGGTCAAAGGAGGAGCTTGCGGCCCAGCAGgggcaataatacataaaatgtTCATAGCCTCTCAGCGAGCAAACAACATGATACTGGATGATGAAGATAATGAAGAGGACTCAGTCAGCGGGAAGCCAAACcaagaaagtaagaaaaactCAATGCAGACCTTGCAAGCGTCATCTGAAATTCGATCCTCTTCCTCGTGCTCAGATTTTCCAGCCGCGAGCACCAGGGAATATATTCTGAGGGCCATGGTGCCGAGGCCAGCTCCCTATTCCAAAGTTCTACCTCAGAGGATGTACTGCATACTTGCGGATGGAGAAAGTCGACTGGCTGGGGCATTCATTTCAGATACCACTTTTCAATGA